One window of Hoplias malabaricus isolate fHopMal1 chromosome 16, fHopMal1.hap1, whole genome shotgun sequence genomic DNA carries:
- the syt7b gene encoding synaptotagmin-7b, with protein sequence MHLNREDEDSKGSLSLSVFLVSVSVTVCVVWLVALCGVCGWCQRRLGMRNKPGVDSAGSPDSVSVRGRGENKAMNDMDRDFWNNNDSVNVQQRWSSYPPKEFLLNMSPYAPYGDPRLTPNGTLEKGETSGGAGGPSRSDSGRSIEAGSSKTGRWQTIQSHMHSGILRSSNFGDPSLSAASTLEHIPSSASRPRPLVRQQSLQQPLSHHHRPPPGPNEPPATSQSLGQLHTGPGASGVGGGRAGGPRGPRGGGSPAGAPAARHRTAPGARSRSNPGSWDHMMGQIRTRGMDVKSFLAVGNKPGSSPKGHTPDENRRTDANSSVSDLANSVTSDMLMLSPGSEEEEHEGPVCEKLGRIQFSVGYSFQDSTLTVKILKGQELPAKDFSGTSDPFVKIYLLPDKKHKLETKVKRKNLNPHWNETFLFEGFPYEKVVQRTLYLQVLDYDRFSRNDPIGEVSIPLNKIDLAHMQTFWKELKPCSDGSGSRGDLLVSLCYNPTANIITVSIIKARNLKAMDIGGTSDPYVKVWLMHKDKRVEKKKTVVMKRCLNPVFNESFPFDVPAHVLRETTIVITVMDKDRLSRNDVIGKIYLSWKSGPAEVKHWKDMIGHPRTAVAQWHALKA encoded by the exons GGTATGAGGAATAAGCCGGGCGTGGACTCTGCAGGTTCTCCAGATTCAGTATCAGTTCGAGGCCGAGGAGAGAATAAGGCAATGAA TGACATGGACAGAGACTTTTGGAACAACAATGACAGCGTAAATGTCCAGCAGCGGTGGAGCTCGTATCCACCCAAAGAGTTTCTCCTGAACATGTCGCCGTACGCTCCGTACGGAGACCCTCGCCTAACGCCCAA CGGGACCCTGGAGAAGGGGGAGACGAGCGGAGGGGCCGGAGGGCCGAGCCGCAGCGACAGTGGCAGGAGCATAGAGGCAGGAAGCAGCAAGACGGGGAGGTGGCAAACCATCCAGAGCCACATGCACTCCGGAATCTTGAGATCCAGCAA TTTCGGGGATCCGTCCTTGTCCGCCGCGTCGACTCTGGAACACATCCCTTCATCAGCCTCTCGGCCCCGGCCCCTGGTGAGGCAGCAGAGCCTGCAGCAGCCGCTCAGCCATCACCACCGGCCCCCACCGGGGCCCAACGAGCCCCCGGCCACCTCTCAGAGCCTGGGGCAGCTGCACACAGGCCCCGGGGCCTCGGGGGTCGGCGGGGGCCGGGCTGGGGGTCCCAGGGGCCCGCGGGGAGGAGGCAGCCCGGCCGGGGCCCCGGCGGCTCGCCACAGGACCGCGCCAGGGGCCCGGTCCCGATCCAACCCCGGCAGCTGGGACCACATGATGGGACAGATCCGCACCAGAGGCATGGACGTCAAGTCGTTCCT gGCGGTTGGTAACAAACCAGGCAGCAGCCCCAAAGGCCACACACCCGACGAGAACCGCCGCACAGACGCCAACTCCTCCGTCTCTGACCTCGCCAACTCCGTCACCAGCGACATGCTGATG ttgtcTCCTGGTTCTGAAGAGGAGGAGCATgaaggtccagtgtgtgagaagCTGGGCCGGATCCAGTTCAGTGTGGGCTACAGTTTCCAGGACTCCACCCTCACCGTTAAGATCCTCAAAGGTCAGGAGCTTCCGGCCAAAGACTTCTCTGGAACCTCGGACCCCTTCGTCAAAATCTACCTGTTACCGGACAAGAAGCACAAACTGGAGACCAAGGTCAAGAGGAAGAACCTCAACCCGCACTGGAACGAAACCTTTCTGTTTGAAG gtttccCCTATGAGAAGGTAGTACAGCGTACTCTGTATCTGCAGGTTCTGGATTATGACCGGTTCAGTAGAAATGACCCGATCGGAGAGGTCTCCATTCCCTTAAACAAAATAGACCTGGCTCACATGCAGACGTTCTGGAAGGAGCTGAAACCCTGCAGCGACGGCAGT gggaGTCGAGGTGATCTGCTGGTGTCTCTGTGTTATAATCCCACGGCTAATATCATCACTGTGAGCATCATAAAGGCAAGGAATCTCAAAGCCATGGACATTGGCGGCACCTCAG ACCCCTATGTGAAAGTGTGGCTGATGCACAAAGACAAGCGCgtggagaagaagaagacggTGGTGATGAAGAGGTGTCTGAACCCCGTCTTTAACGAGTCCTTTCCCTTTGACGTCCCTGCTCACGTCCTCCGGGAGACCACCATCGTCATCACAGTTATGGACAAGGACAGACTGAGCCGCAACGATGTCATAGGCAAG atctATCTTTCCTGGAAGAGTGGCCCAGCAGAGGTGAAACATTGGAAGGACATGATTGGCCATCCTCGCACTGCCGTTGCCCAGTGGCATGCCCTTAAAGCTTAA